A genomic window from Camelina sativa cultivar DH55 chromosome 2, Cs, whole genome shotgun sequence includes:
- the LOC104728864 gene encoding indole glucosinolate O-methyltransferase 1, producing the protein MANHLQAPVTMNPKPNPTKEEQEADKEEASLIARRLSNAASLPMVLKAALELGVIDTMVTVGDSLWLSPSEIAQRLPTKPSNPEAPVLLDRMLRFLASYSVFKCRSIVAEENGQTGKAERVYAAEPVCNFLLNNRDVSGSFASLFMLDLSDVFIKTWTHLKDVILEGKDAFSSAHGMKLFEKIQTDEAFGKVFNRAMLESSTMVMEKVLRDYEGFTDVKTLVDVGGGLGSILGLITSKYPHLIGINYDLAPVLANAPSYPGVTHVAGDMFTKIPNADAIFMKWILHDWTDEHCVQILKNCWKSLEENGKVILVETVTPLEAMSRDLCSNIVLGMDMTMLTQCSGGKERSLSEYEALAHASGFSRCEIVCPVYPFSVIEIYK; encoded by the exons ATGGCAAACCATCTTCAAGCTCCCGTAACTATGAACCCTAAACCTAATCCAaccaaagaagaacaagaagctgATAAAGAAGAGGCGAGCTTGATAGCGAGGAGGCTCTCGAATGCAGCTTCCTTGCCCATGGTTCTCAAAGCCGCCTTGGAACTCGGCGTGATCGACACAATGGTCACCGTAGGCGACAGCTTGTGGCTCTCACCTTCTGAGATTGCACAAAGACTCCCAACCAAACCGAGTAATCCGGAGGCTCCAGTTTTGCTAGACCGGATGCTGCGATTTCTCGCTAGCTATTCGGTTTTCAAATGCCGTTCCATTGTAGCAGAAGAGAACGGTCAAACCGGAAAAGCCGAGAGGGTGTATGCAGCCGAACCGGTTTGCAATTTTCTCTTGAACAATAGAGACGTCTCGGGTTCTTTTGCCTCTCTGTTCATGCTTGACCTTAGCGACGTCTTTATCAAGACTTG gACACATCTCAAAGACGTGATACTAGAAGGAAAAGATGCATTTAGTTCTGCCCATGGGATGAAACTATTCGAAAAAATCCAAACCGATGAGGCATTTGGTAAAGTGTTCAACCGGGCTATGTTGGAATCTTCAACCATGGTTATGGAGAAGGTTCTAAGGGATTATGAAGGATTCACAGATGTGAAGACTTTGGTGGATGTTGGGGGAGGACTTGGTAGCATACTAGGCCTCATCACTTCCAAGTACCCTCATCTTATTGGAATCAATTACGATTTAGCTCCGGTGTTAGCCAATGCTCCTTCTTATCCCG GTGTAACCCATGTGGCGGGAGATATGTTCACAAAGATTCCAAATGCAGATGCCATTTTCATGAAG TGGATACTACATGACTGGACGGACGAACACTGCGTACAAATTCTGAAAAACTGTTGGAAAAGTCTTGAAGAAAATGGGAAAGTGATACTAGTGGAAACGGTTACACCACTAGAAGCAATGAGCAGAGATTTATGCTCTAACATTGTGCTTGGTATGGACATGACAATGCTAACACAATGCTCCGGTGGTAAAGAGAGATCTCTTTCAGAGTACGAAGCTTTAGCGCATGCATCAGGATTTTCCCGTTGCGAAATCGTGTGTCCAGTTTATCCGTTCTCCGTCATCGAAATCTATAAATAG
- the LOC104728874 gene encoding VQ motif-containing protein 33 → MEVSTSSMSSKPEQIMQNSPPTMISSPRFQPHTTRSPHHHDQHQQHLSNPYPTTFVQADTSTFKQVVQMLTGSSTDTNTGKHHEAPSPANNNNSKGSSFSIPPIKKTNSFKLYERRQNNNNNNNMFAKNDLMINTLRLQNSQRLIFTGGNSSHHQSPRFSPRNSSSSDNILLSPSMLDFPKLGLNSPVTPLRSNDDPFNKSSPLSLGNSSEEEKAIAEKGFYLHPSPVSTPRDSQPLLLPLFPVTSPARNP, encoded by the coding sequence ATGGAAGTTTCAACATCATCCATGTCTTCAAAACCAGAACAAATAATGCAAAACTCACCTCCTACCATGATCTCATCTCCTAGGTTTCAGCCTCATACGACAAGATCTCCTCATCATCATgaccaacatcaacaacatctctcaAATCCTTACCCAACAACATTTGTTCAAGCAGACACTTCCACTTTCAAACAAGTCGTTCAGATGCTCACCGGCTCCTCCACCGATACCAACACCGGGAAGCACCACGAAGCTCCTTCTCCGgcgaacaacaacaacagcaagggATCAAGTTTCTCGATTCCTcccatcaagaaaacaaacagcTTCAAGCTCTACGAGAGaagacaaaacaacaacaacaacaacaacatgttCGCTAAGAATGATCTAATGATCAACACGTTAAGGCTTCAAAACTCTCAGAGATTGATATTCACAGGAGGAAACAGTAGTCATCATCAAAGCCCGAGATTCTCTCCGAGGAACAGCTCATCCTCAGATAATATTCTTCTGTCTCCAAGCATGCTGGATTTCCCGAAGTTAGGGCTAAACAGTCCCGTGACGCCACTTAGAAGCAACGATGACCCCTTCAACAAGTCATCGCCTTTATCATTAGGGAACTcatctgaagaagaaaaagccatTGCTGAGAAAGGCTTTTATCTTCATCCTTCCCCAGTCTCAACTCCTAGAGATTCTCAGCCactgcttcttcctcttttcccGGTTACTTCTCCGGCGAGAAACCCTTAA
- the LOC104753744 gene encoding F-box/FBD/LRR-repeat protein At5g53840, producing the protein MAKKKFCDKGLISELPDHCLCHVLSFLCTKDAIRTSVLSKRWRSLWQLVLGLDLDSRDLGLGFSSSRYLNIDEFVKLVDKFFNLHRESCIHKLRLRIRTVGSVDYTSYLTKWIDVATTRRIQHIDLHCELLFKVAVKVPLSLYTSKTLVHLRLVRVNLVSAEFVSLPCLKTLYLDMVKYTDETTLEKLISCSPVLEDLTIVKYTEDNGKVIQVRSQTLKRVDIDQWYDRQYGIVIDAPLLQFLRIIAYEIKNIKIINIGLTAKVDIDANVLSILYPNDLTSRSMIRDFLTSISRIRCLVTSYAATKDIFRYMKLEPLHQFCNLSELSVICSISNLEMLLNLLKSCPKLESLRLKLVDYKRRKKAVVMSSTVPPCLVSSLKFVKLLFGCGCGTELKVAKYFLEYSTILEKLTLKNDYKEENLENICQTLHAIPICSSTCKVVVL; encoded by the exons ATGGCGAAGAAAAAATTTTGTGACAAAGGGTTGATAAGCGAGTTACCTGATCATTGTTTATGCCACGTGCTTAGTTTTCTTTGTACCAAGGATGCTATCAGGACAAGTGTTTTGTCCAAAAGATGGAGGAGTCTTTGGCAACTGGTTCTCGGTTTGGACTTAGACTCCCGTGACCTCGGTCTTGGTTTCTCCTCCAGCCGATACTTGAATATTGATGAGTTTGTGAAACTCGTTGACAAGTTTTTTAATCTCCACAGAGAGTCATGTATACACAAACTCCGGTTACGTATTCGTACTGTTGGTTCTGTTGACTACACCTCTTATCTCACCAAATGGATCGATGTTGCGACTACGCGTAGGATTCAACATATTGATCTTCATTGCGAACTCCTCTTCAAGGTTGCAGTGAAGGTACCTTTGAGCCTTTATACCTCTAAAACACTGGTACACTTAAGACTTGTTCGGGTCAACTTGGTTAGTGCCGAGTTTGTTTCCTTACCTTGTCTGAAGACCTTGTATTTAGACATGGTTAAATATACTGATGAGACAACGTTGGAGAAACTGATTTCATGCTCACCAGTTCTAGAAGATTTAACCATTGTCAAATATACTGAAGATAACGGAAAGGTTATACAAGTACGCTCTCAGACGCTAAAGAGAGTCGACATTGATCAGTGGTATGATCGACAATATGGAATTGTGATCGATGCTCCTCTACTCCAGTTTTTGAGGATTATAGCTTACGAGATAAAGAACATTAAAATCATCAATATAGGTCTCACTGCCAAGGTAGATATTGACGCTAACGTGCTCAGTATTTTGTATCCAAACGACTTAACCAGCAGAAGCATGATACGCGATTTCCTCACCAGTATTTCAAGAATCAGGTGTCTAGTCACTAGTTATGCTGCTACCAAG GACATCTTTCGTTACATGAAACTGGAACCTCTGCATCAGTTTTGTAACCTGTCCGAACTGAGTGTTATATGTTCTATTTCTAATCTGGAAATGTTGTTAAATCTTCTCAAGAGCTGCCCAAAACTAGAATCTCTCCGCTTG AAATTGGTTGACTATAAAAGACGTAAAAAAGCAGTGGTGATGTCTTCGACAGTGCCACCGTGTTTGGTATCGTCGCTCAAGTTTGTTAAACTGCTCTTCGGATGTGGATGTGGAACAGAACTAAAAGTAGCAAAGTACTTCCTAGAATATTCAACAATTCTTGAGAAATTGACTCTGAAGAATGATTATAAGGAGGAAAATTTAGAGAACATTTGCCAAACGCTTCATGCAATACCAATATGCTCTAGTACTTGTAAAGTTGTTGTTCTTTAG
- the LOC109128877 gene encoding late embryogenesis abundant protein 2-like, with product MSNNSQSMSFNAGQAKGQTQEKASNLADKASNAAQSAKESLQEGGQQLKQKAQGASEAIKDKTGINN from the exons ATGTCTAACAACAGTCAGAGCATGAGCTTCAACGCTGGCCAAGCTAAAGGCCAAACCCAG GAGAAGGCAAGCAACTTGGCGGACAAGGCCTCCAATGCTGCCCAATCTGCTAAGGAATCTCTTCAAGAG ggAGGACAGCAGCTGAAGCAGAAGGCACAAGGTGCGAGTGAGGCCATTAAGGACAAGACCGGCATCAACAACTGA